The following are encoded in a window of Methylicorpusculum oleiharenae genomic DNA:
- a CDS encoding acetyl-CoA carboxylase biotin carboxylase subunit, with protein MLRKILIANRGEIAVRIIRACAEMGIRSVAIYSEADRFALHVKKADESYCIGSEPLAGYLNPHALVNLAAATGCDAIHPGYGFLSENALFAKICKDRGLVFIGPEPDVIHRMGDKTEARKAMIKAGIPVTPGSEGNVANVEEALSIAEQIGYPIMLKATSGGGGRGIRRCDSQQELLQNYDRVISEATKAFGSADVFLEKCVVNPRHIEVQVLADHHGNTIHLYERDCSIQRRNQKLIEIAPSPQLDEAQRQYIGGLAVLAAKAVGYTNAGTVEFLLDDKDRFYFMEMNTRVQVEHTITETITGVDIVEEQIRVAAGLPLRFKQEEIKRRGYAIQFRVNAEDPKNSFLPSFGHISRYYAPGGPGVRTDTAIYTGYEVPPFYDSMLAKVIVNAHTWEDAIKRGERALKDMGLFGIKTTIPYYLKILSHPEFRSGRFNTSFVESHPELVNYSLKPRPEVLASVIAAAMAAHTGL; from the coding sequence ATGTTACGCAAAATTCTTATCGCCAATCGCGGCGAAATTGCTGTCAGAATTATCAGGGCCTGTGCAGAAATGGGCATTCGCTCGGTAGCAATCTATTCAGAGGCGGACCGTTTTGCACTGCATGTCAAAAAGGCGGATGAATCCTACTGCATAGGAAGTGAACCTCTTGCGGGTTATCTTAACCCTCACGCCTTAGTCAACCTCGCTGCTGCAACCGGCTGCGATGCCATTCATCCGGGTTATGGATTTTTGTCTGAAAATGCACTTTTTGCTAAAATCTGCAAAGACCGTGGGCTGGTTTTTATAGGTCCGGAGCCCGATGTCATTCATCGCATGGGCGATAAAACCGAAGCCCGTAAAGCAATGATTAAAGCCGGTATTCCGGTGACGCCCGGTTCAGAAGGCAATGTTGCCAATGTCGAAGAAGCACTGTCCATAGCGGAACAAATCGGTTATCCGATCATGTTGAAAGCAACGTCCGGCGGGGGCGGCAGGGGCATTCGCCGCTGCGATAGTCAGCAGGAATTGCTGCAAAACTACGACAGGGTTATTTCCGAGGCGACCAAAGCTTTTGGAAGTGCCGACGTATTTTTGGAAAAATGTGTCGTCAATCCAAGGCATATTGAAGTGCAGGTGCTGGCCGATCATCACGGCAATACCATTCATCTTTACGAACGCGATTGTTCCATTCAGCGCCGCAATCAAAAGTTGATCGAAATAGCCCCCTCGCCCCAGCTCGATGAAGCTCAGCGCCAGTATATCGGGGGGCTTGCCGTGTTGGCGGCCAAAGCGGTGGGTTATACCAATGCGGGGACAGTAGAGTTCTTGCTGGATGACAAAGACCGTTTTTACTTTATGGAAATGAATACCCGCGTTCAGGTTGAGCATACCATTACTGAAACCATTACTGGCGTGGATATTGTCGAAGAACAAATCCGGGTTGCTGCCGGCTTACCCTTGCGTTTCAAGCAAGAGGAAATCAAACGCAGGGGCTACGCCATTCAGTTTCGCGTCAATGCCGAAGACCCGAAAAACAGTTTTTTACCCAGTTTCGGACATATTTCCCGTTATTACGCGCCGGGCGGTCCGGGTGTGCGTACCGATACAGCTATTTATACCGGCTATGAAGTCCCGCCATTTTATGACTCCATGCTGGCTAAAGTGATTGTGAATGCGCATACCTGGGAAGATGCCATCAAGCGTGGGGAAAGAGCGCTCAAAGATATGGGTTTGTTCGGCATTAAAACGACGATCCCTTATTATTTGAAAATTTTGAGCCACCCTGAGTTTCGATCCGGCCGCTTCAATACCAGCTTTGTCGAAAGTCATCCCGAACTGGTCAATTATTCGTTAAAACCCAGACCTGAAGTATTGGCCAGCGTAATTGCTGCAGCCATGGCCGCGCATACCGGTCTTTGA
- the hemN gene encoding oxygen-independent coproporphyrinogen III oxidase, with the protein MNQNLTFDSDLINRYDTAGPRYTSYPTALELHDGFEEQDYVRQIELSNARGGPLSLYVHIPFCDTVCFYCACNKIITNNRQHSEPYLQNLIKEIALQGALFDRKRIVDQLHWGGGTPTFLNNAQMQALMNALREHFHFRSDDEGQYSIEVDPRETNDSTIAELRRLGFNRISLGLQDFDVNVQKAVNRIQSEQETFAVLAAARKEGFRSASIDLIYGLPLQTVQSFSVTLDKILAVEPDRFSVFNYAHLPQRFKTQRQIYEADLPSAEVKLAILQTVIQRLTEAGYVYIGMDHFAKPDDELAVAQREGKLYRNFQGYSTHSDCDLIGLGITSIGRVGDAYIQNAKELETYAQALSRDYLPVFKGVVLTQDDKIRREVITQLICHFELHFGAIEQQFALVFDDYFAKELRELENMQADGLLVVSSSGIKVLPAGRLLIRNICMIFDRYLAKKNAAFSKVI; encoded by the coding sequence ATGAATCAAAATCTGACTTTCGACAGCGATTTAATCAATCGTTACGATACAGCTGGACCCCGTTACACCTCTTATCCAACCGCGCTGGAACTGCATGACGGGTTTGAAGAGCAAGACTATGTGCGCCAAATTGAACTTTCCAACGCCAGGGGCGGACCGCTGTCTTTGTATGTTCACATCCCATTTTGCGATACTGTCTGCTTTTATTGCGCCTGCAACAAAATTATTACTAACAACCGGCAACATTCCGAGCCTTATCTGCAAAACTTGATAAAAGAAATTGCCTTGCAAGGCGCTCTTTTTGACCGTAAGCGGATCGTCGATCAGTTGCATTGGGGCGGAGGTACGCCGACGTTTTTAAACAATGCTCAAATGCAGGCATTAATGAACGCACTGCGTGAGCATTTTCATTTTAGATCCGATGATGAAGGTCAGTATTCAATAGAAGTCGATCCCAGAGAAACCAACGACAGCACAATAGCTGAACTCAGGCGGCTAGGGTTTAACCGTATCAGTTTGGGATTGCAGGATTTTGACGTTAATGTGCAAAAAGCGGTCAACCGGATCCAATCCGAGCAGGAAACGTTTGCTGTTTTGGCGGCTGCCCGCAAGGAAGGTTTCAGATCGGCCAGTATTGACTTGATCTATGGGCTGCCTTTGCAGACGGTACAAAGTTTTTCGGTCACGCTGGATAAAATTTTGGCGGTCGAGCCGGATCGTTTCTCGGTGTTCAATTATGCGCACTTGCCGCAGCGTTTTAAAACCCAGCGGCAGATCTATGAAGCCGATTTGCCTTCGGCTGAAGTCAAGCTGGCTATTTTGCAAACGGTGATTCAACGGCTGACAGAGGCCGGATATGTCTATATCGGCATGGATCATTTTGCCAAACCGGATGACGAGTTGGCGGTTGCTCAGCGCGAAGGCAAGCTTTATCGGAATTTTCAAGGCTATTCCACCCATTCAGATTGCGATTTGATCGGTTTGGGGATTACCTCGATTGGACGGGTGGGGGATGCCTATATCCAGAATGCCAAAGAACTGGAAACCTATGCGCAGGCCTTAAGCCGGGATTATTTGCCGGTATTTAAAGGCGTGGTGTTAACTCAGGATGACAAAATCCGCCGCGAAGTCATCACCCAATTAATTTGCCATTTTGAATTACATTTCGGCGCTATTGAACAACAGTTTGCCCTTGTATTTGATGACTATTTTGCAAAAGAATTGCGCGAATTGGAAAACATGCAGGCAGACGGACTGCTGGTTGTTTCATCATCCGGCATCAAGGTCTTGCCGGCAGGGCGGTTATTGATCCGCAATATCTGTATGATTTTTGACCGGTATCTGGCTAAAAAGAATGCGGCATTTTCAAAAGTGATTTAA
- a CDS encoding sigma-54 interaction domain-containing protein, which produces MNESFLTWMEQFNDAELLARLFQLFNDLPFYAVDEAGRVLFWNPALEDITGFMQTELLGQPSPIACPRDYPNDVLIRSIEFQSNAGKVMQLTVRERGLFGPDGELAGAVAWVAVDRDLESDKQPAIKPVEPTQNFHGIISRSPAMEAVFQIIQNAAQTEATVLVRGESGSGKELVARAIHDLSMRRQAPFLAINCAALSANLLESELFGHVRGAFTGAIKDHPGLFQRAKGGTLFLDEVAELPLELQAKLLRVIQERNYYPVGGDRLLDVDVRLVAATHRSLREEVKSGQFREDLMYRLRVVPIFLPSLRERREDIPLLLWHFIRLHNAQNFRKIEKIDPQAMRVLLDYHWPGNIRELHNIIEYAFAVGRGACLRLSELPPEFREAAKPEPILQTPVLTAKNEEDFIREALKRSSGSVEAAAGMLGMSRVTFWRKRKRYGIE; this is translated from the coding sequence ATGAATGAGTCCTTTTTAACCTGGATGGAGCAATTCAATGATGCCGAACTTCTGGCGCGATTGTTTCAATTATTCAACGATCTGCCTTTTTATGCCGTAGATGAAGCTGGCCGCGTCCTGTTCTGGAATCCGGCTCTTGAGGATATCACCGGCTTCATGCAAACTGAGCTTTTAGGGCAGCCATCGCCGATCGCTTGTCCGCGTGATTATCCGAATGATGTTTTAATCCGGTCGATCGAATTTCAATCTAACGCCGGAAAAGTCATGCAACTGACAGTAAGAGAGCGGGGGCTGTTTGGACCTGATGGCGAACTGGCCGGCGCTGTTGCATGGGTCGCCGTTGACCGTGATCTTGAATCTGACAAACAGCCCGCCATCAAGCCTGTTGAACCCACTCAAAACTTTCATGGCATTATCAGTCGGTCGCCTGCAATGGAAGCGGTATTTCAAATTATACAGAACGCGGCCCAAACAGAAGCCACCGTTCTGGTCAGAGGGGAAAGCGGTTCCGGCAAGGAACTGGTTGCCCGGGCAATTCATGATCTCAGTATGCGCAGGCAGGCACCTTTTTTGGCCATCAATTGCGCGGCATTGTCTGCAAACTTGCTGGAAAGCGAATTATTCGGGCATGTTCGGGGTGCTTTTACCGGTGCCATCAAAGATCATCCGGGGTTATTTCAAAGAGCCAAAGGCGGCACGCTTTTTTTGGACGAAGTGGCTGAACTGCCATTGGAACTTCAAGCCAAATTATTACGGGTCATTCAGGAACGAAATTACTATCCGGTTGGCGGAGACCGATTACTGGATGTGGATGTGCGTCTGGTTGCGGCCACCCATCGTTCGCTCCGTGAAGAGGTGAAATCAGGGCAATTTCGTGAAGATTTAATGTACCGCTTGCGGGTTGTACCTATTTTTTTGCCTTCTTTACGTGAACGAAGAGAAGATATTCCTCTTTTACTTTGGCATTTCATCCGATTACACAACGCCCAGAATTTTAGAAAAATAGAAAAAATTGATCCGCAAGCGATGCGGGTTTTGCTGGATTATCACTGGCCGGGTAATATCAGGGAATTACATAATATTATAGAATACGCCTTTGCCGTTGGACGGGGAGCTTGTCTGAGATTGAGTGAGTTACCCCCCGAATTCAGGGAAGCGGCCAAACCGGAACCGATACTGCAGACACCTGTCCTTACGGCGAAAAATGAAGAGGACTTTATCCGCGAGGCACTTAAACGGTCTTCAGGGTCAGTTGAGGCTGCGGCCGGCATGCTGGGTATGAGTCGCGTTACATTTTGGCGAAAACGCAAACGTTATGGCATAGAATGA
- a CDS encoding TIGR02647 family protein: protein MLKQELVDELNILLHYNLTTTLEGIKIHKSADASVIDAVERMFHKGLVTRHDGGYLTDLGRAAAEHAQACYTILTSG from the coding sequence ATGCTTAAACAAGAACTAGTAGATGAGCTGAACATTTTATTGCACTATAACCTGACTACGACTTTAGAAGGTATCAAGATCCATAAGTCAGCGGATGCTTCGGTGATTGATGCGGTAGAGCGTATGTTTCATAAAGGCTTGGTCACGCGGCATGATGGCGGCTATTTGACCGATCTGGGACGGGCGGCGGCAGAGCATGCTCAGGCCTGTTATACCATTTTGACCTCGGGTTGA
- a CDS encoding LBF_2804 family protein — MPNPNSEYARSDSESVLERWGVKYFHRLSGKLNKQRENKALDASLFDDSIRHFLSVLITDYAAIIAFCIGAATTIPTVLVEWFYFDSLDFYAYIFLQIGVALLSLIIELTLLFWLGLKTVHSIACLSHSQPSESDPLLPGNDTVANLLARAALELPDPVIRYLGIDPLKYVSKPKLLIIGLLYKAKVILTSVAVKFLLTRMGGKLGLRSSFSWIAIPITGIWDAIVIYKVVREARLRIFGHSLVQYISQEVLTQQVMDKLSTQAQEGAIRAIATMMVMTQNHHPNMLMLIYRFNSCFNLDQQGDYDDWPLFLALLGQMPDEERFFLLDLLCLAAAFDGHLSKMEKQELPKAFGDYTAIYMKRIEYLKNHLLNGELVAAQSLCQLNFRPDIQ; from the coding sequence ATGCCGAATCCAAATTCCGAGTATGCCAGATCTGACTCCGAGAGCGTCCTGGAACGCTGGGGAGTCAAATATTTTCATCGTCTCTCCGGAAAACTGAACAAACAACGAGAAAATAAGGCTCTGGATGCCAGCCTTTTTGACGATAGCATTCGTCACTTTTTATCCGTACTGATTACTGACTATGCCGCAATCATTGCCTTTTGTATCGGTGCGGCCACTACCATTCCCACAGTACTGGTGGAATGGTTTTATTTTGATTCGCTGGACTTTTACGCGTACATTTTCTTGCAGATTGGCGTTGCCTTGCTTTCGTTAATCATTGAATTGACCTTACTGTTCTGGCTGGGCTTGAAAACCGTTCACAGTATCGCCTGCTTAAGCCATTCCCAACCCTCTGAAAGCGATCCTTTGTTACCCGGAAACGATACTGTCGCCAACTTGCTGGCTCGCGCCGCATTGGAATTGCCGGATCCGGTTATCCGCTATTTGGGAATCGATCCTTTAAAATATGTTTCCAAACCCAAATTACTGATTATTGGTCTTCTTTATAAAGCCAAAGTGATTCTGACCAGCGTCGCAGTCAAATTTTTGTTAACGCGTATGGGCGGAAAATTAGGCTTGAGAAGCAGTTTCAGCTGGATAGCAATACCGATTACCGGCATCTGGGACGCCATCGTTATCTACAAAGTCGTTCGCGAAGCGCGGCTTAGAATCTTCGGGCACAGCCTGGTGCAATATATCAGTCAGGAAGTATTGACCCAGCAGGTTATGGATAAACTTTCAACCCAGGCCCAGGAAGGCGCCATCCGTGCCATTGCGACGATGATGGTGATGACGCAAAATCACCATCCGAACATGTTGATGCTGATCTATCGATTTAACAGTTGCTTTAACCTGGATCAGCAAGGTGATTACGATGACTGGCCTCTTTTTTTAGCGTTGCTGGGGCAAATGCCGGATGAAGAACGTTTTTTTCTTTTGGACCTGCTCTGCCTCGCGGCCGCATTTGATGGCCATCTGTCCAAAATGGAAAAGCAAGAACTACCCAAAGCGTTTGGCGACTACACAGCCATTTACATGAAACGCATCGAGTATTTAAAAAACCATTTGCTGAATGGCGAGCTAGTTGCAGCTCAATCCCTGTGCCAGTTAAATTTCAGGCCCGATATCCAATAA
- a CDS encoding cold-shock protein, whose amino-acid sequence MANQVTGTVKWFNDEKGFGFIEQEGGKDVFVHHSAINGSGRKTLHEGQKVTMEVTQGQKGPQAENVTPA is encoded by the coding sequence ATGGCAAATCAAGTTACAGGTACCGTCAAATGGTTCAATGATGAAAAAGGTTTTGGATTTATTGAACAGGAAGGTGGTAAAGACGTTTTCGTTCACCACAGTGCAATTAACGGTTCTGGCCGTAAAACCTTGCATGAAGGCCAAAAAGTTACTATGGAAGTAACTCAAGGTCAAAAAGGCCCTCAAGCGGAAAACGTAACACCCGCTTAA
- a CDS encoding LysR family transcriptional regulator, which yields MRITLHQLQLFDAAARMPSFKAAAEALNLSPPALSIQLKILEESLGVSLFEQIGKKKYLTSPGLELQQVCHRIFDELNHLDMRFTQLRGGMAGKLSIAIVTSAKYFTPHLFGAFQRVYPNVEFNMMVANRTRILERLENNADDLVIMAHVPDAFDIKAVDFLDNPLIVIASPDHPLVNVKNISFEQLAQQPFLIRESGSGTRMAVEQYFSSHNAAMKVAMELGSSEAIKQGVLAGLGISILSRHCVWLELKTGFLKQLDVQGYPDVRSWYVVYRVGKQLSPVAEAFIKFIVANGQIMLDEVEQLYR from the coding sequence ATGCGGATTACGTTACATCAATTACAACTCTTCGATGCGGCAGCAAGAATGCCCAGTTTTAAAGCAGCAGCCGAGGCGTTGAATTTGAGTCCGCCAGCCTTGAGTATTCAACTTAAAATTCTGGAAGAATCCCTGGGCGTCAGTCTATTTGAGCAGATCGGCAAGAAAAAATACCTGACGTCGCCGGGCTTGGAACTTCAGCAAGTCTGTCACCGCATTTTTGACGAACTGAATCATCTGGATATGCGATTCACGCAACTGCGTGGCGGTATGGCGGGAAAGTTGAGTATCGCCATCGTGACCAGTGCTAAATATTTTACGCCGCATTTGTTTGGTGCCTTTCAAAGGGTTTATCCTAATGTAGAATTCAACATGATGGTTGCCAATCGCACCCGAATACTGGAGCGGCTGGAAAATAATGCAGATGATTTGGTGATCATGGCGCATGTGCCCGATGCCTTTGATATAAAGGCCGTAGATTTTCTGGATAATCCTCTGATTGTTATTGCTTCACCGGATCACCCGTTGGTGAATGTCAAAAATATATCCTTTGAACAACTTGCGCAGCAGCCTTTTTTAATCAGGGAAAGCGGTTCAGGAACCCGAATGGCGGTTGAGCAGTATTTCAGTTCCCACAATGCGGCGATGAAAGTGGCAATGGAGTTGGGAAGCAGTGAGGCGATTAAACAAGGCGTTCTGGCGGGTTTGGGTATTTCCATACTCTCTCGCCACTGCGTGTGGCTGGAATTGAAAACGGGCTTTTTAAAGCAGTTGGATGTACAGGGCTATCCTGATGTGCGGTCCTGGTATGTCGTTTACCGCGTAGGCAAGCAACTTTCACCGGTTGCCGAGGCCTTCATCAAATTTATTGTTGCTAATGGACAGATAATGCTGGATGAAGTGGAACAACTGTATCGATAG
- the oadA gene encoding sodium-extruding oxaloacetate decarboxylase subunit alpha, whose translation MQKVHITDVILRDAHQSLIATRLRTEDMLPACEMLDSIGYWSLECWGGATFDACLRFLKEDPWERLSKLRAALPKTRLQMLLRGQNLLGYRHYSDDVVKAFIERAAANGMDVFRIFDALNDVRNLQTAIEVTKATGKHAQGTICYTTSPVHDVKSFVTLGKALADLGCDSIAIKDMAGLLTPFAASDLVKALKDALDLPLHLHTHATSGLAEMCQLKAIEAGCEHVDTALSSWSGGTSHPPTESLVTALRGTPYDTGLDLDKLEAANAYFANVRKKYRRFESEFTGVDTRVHVFQVPGGMISNLANQLKERNALDRIEEVYREIPKVREDLGYPPLVTPTSQIVGTQAVLNILTGKRYDTISNEVKRYLQGGYGKAPAPVNKELQHKAIGKEDLIECRPADLLKPEFEHLRQEIAHLAKNDEDVLSYAMFPEIGKQFLELRSTDHLVAEPLELEAPVENGLKTAPTEFNVALHGEAYHIKVTGAGPKNQTLRHFYFMVDGVPEEIVVETLDEIVLDGGTQGAVQGSISSKRRRPSEPGDVVVSMPCNILEVLVKHGQKVDAGQAVLVTEAMKMETEITSPIAGIVKAVHVVKGEPANPNEVLIEIVPE comes from the coding sequence ATGCAAAAAGTACACATTACTGACGTTATACTTCGCGATGCACACCAGTCATTGATTGCAACGCGGCTGCGCACTGAGGACATGCTGCCCGCATGCGAGATGCTCGATAGTATCGGCTATTGGTCCTTGGAATGCTGGGGCGGGGCGACTTTTGATGCCTGTCTGCGTTTTCTGAAAGAAGATCCTTGGGAACGGCTAAGCAAGCTTAGAGCCGCTTTGCCTAAAACCCGCTTGCAGATGTTATTGCGCGGACAAAATTTGCTGGGTTATCGTCATTACTCCGATGATGTTGTTAAAGCGTTCATTGAGCGAGCAGCAGCTAACGGGATGGACGTATTCCGTATTTTTGATGCGTTGAATGATGTCAGAAATCTCCAAACCGCTATTGAAGTGACCAAAGCGACCGGCAAGCATGCGCAGGGAACCATTTGTTACACCACCAGCCCGGTCCATGATGTCAAAAGTTTTGTGACTTTGGGCAAAGCGTTGGCGGATTTGGGTTGCGATTCGATTGCGATTAAGGACATGGCCGGACTGCTGACACCTTTTGCCGCTAGCGACTTGGTCAAAGCACTTAAAGACGCACTGGATTTACCGCTGCATTTACATACGCATGCGACATCCGGTTTGGCAGAAATGTGCCAGCTTAAAGCCATTGAAGCAGGATGCGAGCATGTCGATACGGCTTTGTCCTCATGGTCCGGCGGCACCAGCCATCCGCCTACAGAGAGTTTGGTGACCGCGCTGCGCGGCACGCCTTATGATACCGGTCTGGATTTGGATAAACTGGAAGCGGCAAATGCCTATTTTGCCAATGTCAGAAAAAAATACCGCCGTTTTGAAAGTGAATTTACCGGCGTGGATACGCGGGTTCATGTTTTTCAGGTGCCGGGCGGCATGATTTCGAATCTGGCCAACCAGTTGAAAGAGCGTAATGCGTTGGATCGCATCGAAGAAGTGTACAGAGAAATTCCCAAAGTACGTGAAGACCTGGGTTACCCGCCTTTGGTAACGCCGACTTCACAAATCGTCGGAACTCAGGCGGTACTGAATATTCTGACGGGTAAGCGCTATGACACGATTTCCAACGAAGTAAAACGTTATTTGCAAGGCGGATACGGCAAAGCTCCTGCACCTGTGAACAAGGAATTACAACATAAGGCGATTGGTAAAGAAGACTTGATTGAATGCCGTCCGGCCGATTTGCTCAAGCCTGAATTCGAACATCTGCGTCAGGAAATTGCTCATCTGGCCAAAAATGATGAGGACGTCTTGAGTTATGCGATGTTCCCTGAAATCGGCAAACAATTTCTGGAATTACGTTCCACTGATCATTTGGTCGCAGAGCCTTTGGAACTTGAAGCGCCGGTTGAAAATGGCCTAAAAACCGCGCCTACCGAATTTAATGTGGCATTGCACGGAGAGGCTTACCACATCAAAGTGACCGGAGCGGGGCCTAAGAATCAAACGCTGCGTCACTTTTATTTTATGGTCGATGGCGTGCCTGAAGAGATTGTCGTCGAAACGCTGGATGAAATAGTGCTCGACGGCGGTACACAAGGCGCGGTTCAAGGCAGTATTTCCAGCAAACGCCGCCGTCCCAGTGAACCGGGTGATGTGGTGGTCAGCATGCCTTGTAACATTCTTGAAGTACTGGTTAAACACGGGCAAAAAGTGGATGCAGGACAAGCGGTGCTGGTAACCGAAGCGATGAAAATGGAAACCGAAATTACCTCGCCGATTGCCGGTATCGTCAAAGCCGTTCATGTGGTTAAGGGTGAGCCGGCCAATCCGAATGAAGTGCTGATAGAAATTGTGCCTGAATGA
- a CDS encoding L-threonylcarbamoyladenylate synthase, which yields MRPIRASSVAIERAAELLKQGGLVAFPTETVYGLGADASNAEAVKRIFSAKGRPADHPLIVHLAYSHQLNDWAIDIPDAAFKLAQEFWPGPLAIILKKQAYVPSVVTGGQSTIGLRVPNHPVALYLLRLFGGGIAAPSANRFCRISPTCADHVEEELGDEVDMILDGGNCQVGVESTIIDLSGKRPILIRPGHISLEELETALQTEVSFPDMNKPGLRAPGLLAVHYAPLTTAIRCNSARLDEMLYELTSEGKSVGVLLYQSMFAEIENLHVIQAPLKAEPYAQMFYAALRQLDHLNLDIIVVEQPPENEDWRAINDRLKKATIPR from the coding sequence ATGAGACCGATCAGAGCCAGTTCGGTCGCCATTGAGCGGGCGGCTGAATTATTAAAGCAGGGCGGCTTGGTTGCATTTCCCACCGAGACAGTCTACGGCTTGGGCGCAGATGCTAGTAATGCTGAGGCGGTAAAGCGGATTTTTAGCGCCAAAGGACGTCCTGCCGATCATCCTCTGATTGTTCATCTTGCTTACAGTCATCAATTAAATGACTGGGCCATCGATATCCCTGATGCCGCTTTTAAATTGGCACAGGAGTTCTGGCCCGGACCTTTGGCGATAATTTTAAAAAAACAAGCTTACGTGCCGTCGGTAGTTACCGGCGGGCAGTCAACCATAGGCTTGCGGGTTCCTAATCATCCGGTTGCATTGTATCTGCTGCGTCTCTTTGGCGGCGGCATCGCGGCGCCATCGGCCAATCGTTTTTGCCGCATCAGTCCTACCTGCGCCGATCATGTCGAAGAAGAGTTGGGCGATGAAGTCGATATGATCCTGGATGGCGGCAACTGTCAGGTGGGTGTTGAATCGACAATCATCGATCTCAGCGGCAAACGGCCGATTTTGATCAGGCCCGGCCATATCAGTCTGGAGGAGTTGGAGACAGCTCTTCAGACGGAAGTGTCGTTTCCTGATATGAATAAACCCGGCTTGCGAGCGCCCGGTCTTTTGGCCGTTCACTATGCGCCGTTAACCACTGCAATACGGTGTAATTCAGCGCGTTTGGATGAGATGCTTTACGAATTAACGTCGGAAGGCAAATCAGTGGGGGTTTTGCTATACCAGTCAATGTTTGCAGAAATAGAAAATCTGCATGTCATTCAGGCGCCGTTGAAAGCTGAGCCTTATGCGCAGATGTTTTATGCGGCCTTACGGCAATTGGATCATTTGAATCTAGACATCATTGTCGTTGAGCAGCCTCCCGAGAATGAGGACTGGCGAGCCATCAATGATCGCTTGAAAAAGGCGACGATTCCACGTTAA